Proteins from a single region of Pseudodesulfovibrio portus:
- the clpA gene encoding ATP-dependent Clp protease ATP-binding subunit ClpA has translation MLSKELESALTAAVNEVKRRNHEFLTLEHLLYAISIEEQGEEILEACGAEMERLRDQLGRFFVENMEALPEGTESEVIQTLGVRRVLQRAVWQKKASGKTTVEVGDVLAAMFDEEDSYAVYFLRTHDVSRLDILEFISHGMSTGEDWNDLRDDPAAKIDRLDRTDEKQTPLQEYTVNLTDRASEGLIDPLIGRSQELERTVQVLSRRRKNNPIFVGDPGVGKTAMAEGLALMVVEGKVPKEFLSAEIYGLDMGALLAGTKYRGDFEARLKGVLSELKRNKDAILFVDEIHTIVGAGSVSGGSMDASNILKPLLQSGEIRCIGSTTFEEYKNHFEKDRALSRRFQKIEISEPTVEETIAILKGLQSHYEEFHGVKYTHFALKAAAELSERHITDRYLPDKAIDVMDEAGALYKLSGRTRKGDRIKVLDVEKVVARMARIPARRLTMSDRARLQNLENDLKGVVFGQDEAVTALSKSIKRSRAGMRQVGRPVGSFLLTGPTGVGKTELARQLAEVLGIGFLRFDMSEYMEKHAVARLIGAPPGYVGFDQGGLLTEGVRKKPHCVVLFDEIEKAHPDVFNILLQVMDYATLTDNNGRKADFRHVILLMTSNAGAREMAKGAIGFSRNEDADRDGGAMKALEKLFSPEFRNRLDAMVTFKSLKQPVMEKIVDKFLRELNDQLQDRRVTVVLTDPARARLAELGYDTAMGARPMGRVIQTEIKDVIADELLFGELMRGGVVTVGLAGKSKKSKKTPVVGKSGEFIFSFEPAGRKQ, from the coding sequence ATGCTCAGCAAGGAACTTGAAAGTGCTCTGACCGCCGCGGTCAACGAGGTGAAGCGCAGGAATCATGAATTCCTGACGCTGGAGCATCTCCTTTACGCCATCTCCATCGAGGAACAGGGCGAGGAGATTCTCGAGGCGTGCGGCGCGGAGATGGAACGGCTGCGCGATCAGCTCGGCCGTTTCTTCGTGGAGAACATGGAGGCCCTGCCCGAGGGCACCGAGTCCGAGGTCATCCAGACCCTCGGCGTGCGCCGCGTGCTGCAGCGTGCCGTGTGGCAGAAAAAGGCGTCCGGCAAGACCACCGTCGAGGTGGGGGACGTGCTGGCGGCCATGTTCGACGAAGAGGATTCCTACGCCGTCTATTTCTTGCGCACTCACGACGTGTCCCGCCTGGACATCCTGGAGTTCATCTCCCACGGCATGTCGACGGGCGAGGACTGGAACGACCTGCGCGATGATCCTGCCGCCAAGATCGACCGGCTGGACCGGACCGATGAGAAGCAGACCCCGCTCCAGGAATACACGGTCAACCTGACGGACAGGGCTTCCGAGGGCCTCATCGACCCGCTCATCGGCAGGAGCCAGGAGTTGGAGCGTACGGTCCAGGTCCTGTCGCGCCGACGCAAGAACAACCCCATCTTCGTGGGCGACCCCGGCGTGGGCAAGACCGCCATGGCCGAGGGGCTGGCCCTGATGGTGGTGGAGGGCAAGGTTCCCAAGGAGTTTCTGAGCGCCGAAATCTACGGCCTGGACATGGGGGCGCTGCTGGCGGGCACCAAGTACCGGGGTGATTTCGAGGCGCGTCTCAAGGGCGTGCTGTCCGAACTCAAGCGCAACAAGGATGCCATCCTGTTCGTGGATGAGATCCATACCATCGTCGGCGCGGGTTCCGTGTCCGGTGGCTCCATGGACGCCTCCAATATTCTCAAGCCGCTCCTGCAGTCCGGGGAAATCCGGTGCATCGGCTCGACCACGTTCGAGGAGTACAAGAATCATTTCGAGAAGGATCGCGCCCTTTCGCGCCGGTTCCAGAAGATCGAGATATCCGAGCCCACCGTGGAAGAGACCATCGCCATCCTCAAGGGATTGCAGTCCCATTATGAGGAGTTCCACGGCGTCAAGTACACTCATTTTGCGCTCAAGGCGGCTGCGGAGTTGTCCGAGCGGCATATCACGGACCGCTACCTTCCGGACAAGGCCATCGACGTCATGGACGAGGCGGGCGCGCTCTACAAGCTTTCGGGCCGCACCCGCAAGGGCGATCGCATCAAGGTCCTGGACGTGGAAAAGGTCGTGGCCCGCATGGCCCGCATCCCGGCCCGCAGGCTGACCATGTCCGACCGGGCGAGGCTCCAGAATCTCGAAAACGACCTCAAGGGCGTGGTCTTCGGACAGGACGAGGCTGTCACGGCCCTGTCCAAGTCCATCAAGCGCTCCCGTGCGGGCATGCGCCAGGTCGGCCGTCCCGTGGGCAGCTTCCTGCTCACCGGTCCCACCGGCGTGGGCAAGACCGAGCTGGCCCGCCAGTTGGCGGAAGTGCTCGGCATCGGTTTCCTCCGTTTCGACATGTCCGAGTACATGGAAAAGCACGCCGTGGCCCGGCTCATCGGCGCGCCTCCCGGCTACGTCGGCTTCGACCAGGGCGGCCTGCTCACCGAGGGTGTGCGCAAGAAGCCGCACTGCGTGGTCCTGTTCGACGAGATCGAAAAGGCCCATCCCGACGTGTTCAACATCCTCTTGCAGGTCATGGACTACGCCACGCTCACGGACAACAACGGGCGCAAGGCGGACTTTCGTCACGTCATCCTGCTCATGACCTCCAACGCGGGGGCTCGTGAGATGGCCAAGGGCGCCATCGGCTTCTCGCGCAACGAGGACGCTGATCGGGACGGCGGGGCCATGAAGGCACTGGAAAAGCTGTTCAGCCCGGAATTCCGCAACCGGCTTGACGCCATGGTGACCTTCAAGTCCCTGAAGCAGCCGGTCATGGAGAAGATCGTGGACAAGTTCCTTCGGGAACTCAACGACCAGCTCCAGGATCGCCGCGTCACGGTGGTGCTCACGGACCCGGCCCGCGCCAGATTGGCCGAACTGGGGTATGACACCGCCATGGGCGCACGTCCCATGGGCCGCGTCATCCAGACCGAGATCAAGGACGTCATTGCCGACGAGCTGCTCTTCGGCGAGTTGATGCGAGGCGGCGTCGTCACCGTAGGCCTTGCCGGAAAGTCAAAGAAATCAAAGAAGACACCTGTTGTCGGCAAGTCTGGGGAGTTTATCTTCTCCTTTGAGCCTGCGGGCAGGAAACAATAG
- the aat gene encoding leucyl/phenylalanyl-tRNA--protein transferase: MTIYRLFDEPIFPDPEEADSDGLLAVGGDLSPQRLINAYASGIFPWYAEDSPILWWSTNPRMVLIPEEFHMPRSLKRVLNRGTFTFTLDTRFNAVIRRCACCPRPAQEGTWIVEEMVDAYIALHELGYAHSVEAWQDGELVGGLYGVALGSIFYGESMFHHVPDASKAAFAVFVGQLGKWGFSLIDCQQTTQHLLRFGAREMQRYQFLSMVREGLERPTRTGPWRFDEQE; the protein is encoded by the coding sequence ATGACCATCTACCGGCTTTTCGACGAACCCATTTTCCCCGATCCTGAAGAGGCCGATTCCGACGGCCTGCTGGCCGTTGGCGGCGACCTCAGCCCACAGCGGCTCATCAACGCCTATGCGAGCGGCATATTCCCCTGGTACGCCGAGGACTCACCCATCCTGTGGTGGTCCACCAACCCGCGAATGGTCCTGATTCCCGAAGAATTTCACATGCCCCGCAGCCTGAAGCGGGTGCTCAACAGGGGGACGTTCACCTTTACGCTGGACACGCGGTTCAACGCGGTCATCCGGCGTTGCGCCTGCTGTCCGCGGCCCGCCCAGGAGGGGACCTGGATCGTGGAGGAGATGGTGGACGCCTATATCGCGCTTCATGAGCTGGGGTATGCCCACTCCGTGGAGGCGTGGCAGGACGGGGAGCTGGTGGGCGGACTCTACGGCGTGGCCCTGGGGTCGATTTTTTACGGCGAATCCATGTTTCACCATGTGCCGGACGCATCCAAGGCGGCCTTTGCCGTGTTCGTCGGGCAACTCGGGAAGTGGGGCTTCAGCCTCATCGACTGCCAGCAGACCACTCAGCACCTGCTCCGGTTCGGGGCGCGGGAGATGCAGCGGTATCAGTTTCTTTCCATGGTGCGCGAGGGCCTGGAACGTCCGACCAGGACGGGGCCATGGCGATTCGACGAGCAGGAGTAA
- the uvrB gene encoding excinuclease ABC subunit UvrB produces the protein MPDFKLVSEYTLKGDQPAAVAELTAGLSSGVRDQVLLGATGTGKTFTMANVVAGLNRPALVLAPNKTLAAQLYTEFRGLFPDNAVEYFVSYYDYYQPEAYLPHSDVYIEKDSSINDNIDKLRHAATHALLTRKDVLIVASVSCIYGLGSPEFYAKMVIPVEEGQILSMESLLGRLVEIHYERNDYDFHRGTFRVRGDVVEIIPAYSREKALRIEFFGDEIDSITETDPLTGEVRDRLRKTVIYPGSHFVSDRDNLDRAIKDIRDELQVRLADLKAQNKLVEAQRLEQRSMYDLETIEELGYCNGIENYSLHLDGRITGQPPATLLDYFPDDFILFVDESHIALPQVGGMYKGDRSRKTTLVDYGFRLPSALDNRPLNYEEFQERVHQAVYVSATPGSIELDLAQGVVVEQIIRPTGLLDPMVEVRKTHGQIDDLLAECKKRQEKDERVLVTTLTKRMAEDLTDYLNQMGVVAKYLHSDIDTIERMAIIQALREGEFFVLVGINLLREGLDIPEVSLVAILDGDKEGFLRSARSLIQTFGRAARNVDGRVILYADKVTDSMATAMDETMRRRQKQEEYNEANGITPTTIRKRMDNLFGELSGSASIPAMGKAAEAAGEYGTDPKTLNKNIKQLEREMREAARELEFEKAAEIRDRIALLRERILKLG, from the coding sequence ATGCCGGATTTCAAACTTGTCAGCGAATATACCCTGAAGGGGGACCAGCCCGCCGCAGTGGCCGAGTTGACGGCCGGGCTGTCATCCGGCGTGCGCGATCAGGTTTTGCTGGGCGCCACCGGTACGGGCAAGACCTTCACCATGGCCAACGTGGTTGCCGGTCTCAACCGGCCCGCCCTGGTCCTGGCCCCCAACAAGACCCTGGCCGCCCAGCTTTATACCGAATTCAGAGGACTTTTCCCGGATAATGCGGTCGAGTATTTCGTCAGTTATTACGATTATTACCAGCCGGAAGCCTATCTCCCGCACTCGGACGTCTACATTGAGAAAGATTCCTCCATCAACGACAACATAGACAAGCTCAGGCATGCCGCCACCCATGCGCTCCTGACCCGCAAGGACGTGCTCATCGTGGCCTCGGTCTCCTGCATCTACGGCCTGGGCTCGCCGGAGTTCTACGCCAAGATGGTCATTCCCGTTGAGGAGGGGCAGATTCTTTCCATGGAGTCCCTGCTTGGCCGATTGGTCGAGATTCACTACGAACGCAACGACTACGACTTCCATCGCGGCACCTTCCGGGTGCGTGGCGACGTGGTGGAGATCATCCCCGCATACAGCCGGGAAAAGGCGTTGCGCATCGAATTCTTCGGCGACGAGATCGATTCCATCACCGAGACCGACCCGCTCACCGGCGAGGTCCGGGACCGGCTCAGGAAGACCGTCATCTATCCGGGCAGCCACTTCGTCTCGGACCGGGACAACCTGGATCGGGCAATCAAGGATATCCGCGATGAATTGCAGGTCCGTCTGGCCGACCTCAAGGCCCAAAACAAGCTGGTGGAGGCCCAGCGTCTTGAGCAGCGGTCCATGTACGACCTCGAAACAATTGAGGAACTTGGATATTGCAACGGCATTGAAAACTATTCGCTGCACCTGGACGGCCGCATCACCGGCCAGCCCCCGGCCACGTTGCTCGATTACTTCCCGGATGATTTCATCCTGTTCGTGGACGAGTCGCACATCGCGCTGCCCCAGGTGGGCGGCATGTACAAGGGCGACCGGTCGCGCAAGACCACGCTGGTTGACTACGGCTTCCGGCTGCCTTCCGCGCTCGACAACCGACCGCTCAACTACGAGGAATTCCAGGAGCGGGTCCATCAGGCGGTCTATGTTTCGGCCACGCCCGGCTCCATCGAGCTGGACCTGGCCCAGGGCGTGGTTGTGGAGCAGATCATCCGGCCCACAGGGTTGCTGGACCCCATGGTGGAAGTGCGAAAAACGCACGGACAGATTGACGATTTGCTCGCGGAATGTAAGAAGAGACAGGAGAAGGACGAGCGGGTGCTCGTGACCACGCTGACCAAGCGCATGGCCGAGGACCTGACCGACTATCTCAACCAGATGGGCGTCGTTGCCAAGTACCTGCACTCCGACATCGACACCATCGAGCGCATGGCCATCATACAGGCGCTCAGGGAGGGCGAGTTCTTCGTCCTGGTGGGCATCAACCTGCTCAGGGAAGGGCTCGACATCCCCGAGGTCTCTTTGGTGGCCATCCTGGACGGCGACAAGGAGGGATTCCTGCGTTCCGCTCGGTCGCTCATCCAGACCTTCGGTCGTGCCGCGCGCAACGTGGATGGCCGGGTCATCCTGTATGCCGACAAGGTGACCGACTCCATGGCCACGGCCATGGACGAGACCATGCGCAGGCGGCAGAAGCAGGAGGAGTACAACGAGGCCAACGGGATCACGCCGACCACCATCCGCAAGCGGATGGACAATCTTTTCGGCGAGTTGTCCGGCTCCGCATCGATCCCGGCCATGGGCAAGGCGGCGGAAGCGGCTGGTGAATACGGCACGGACCCGAAGACGTTGAACAAGAACATCAAGCAGCTGGAACGGGAAATGCGCGAAGCCGCCAGGGAATTGGAATTCGAGAAAGCTGCGGAAATCAGGGACCGCATAGCCCTGTTGCGAGAGCGCATCCTTAAGTTGGGGTAA
- a CDS encoding potassium channel family protein: MADLFHRRMLRLRAKLGSFWSLVLGAIYMCLVFFIGIVFYMTYEHWNFVSSFYMVVITLSTVGFMEVQELSETGRMFTSILIMGGVGGFIYIAGAFAQVLIDGRLQILWGRHKMMKEINKLRNHFIICGHGRIGSIVVQEIRADGHDVVVIEQDPDLIDKMEQDGILCIEGDATSDAVLLSAGLLHAKSLISALTSEAANVYVTLTARQLNPEITIVARAGDKSHISRLELAGADRVVLPHFIGGLRMAQNVLRPTVTNFMELAMRGGIDLQMEELAISPESELVNKDLIESKIRANFDLIIIAIKKENGDMIFNPGPKEVIHMRDTLLAVGKKSNLSAIKKIL; this comes from the coding sequence ATGGCTGACTTGTTCCATAGACGAATGCTCCGGCTGAGAGCGAAGCTCGGCTCGTTCTGGAGTCTGGTTCTGGGCGCGATCTATATGTGCCTGGTATTTTTCATCGGAATCGTTTTTTACATGACCTACGAGCACTGGAACTTCGTCAGTTCCTTTTACATGGTGGTCATCACCCTTTCCACGGTCGGCTTCATGGAGGTCCAGGAGCTTTCCGAGACGGGCAGGATGTTCACTTCGATCCTGATCATGGGCGGCGTGGGCGGTTTCATTTACATTGCGGGTGCCTTTGCGCAAGTCTTGATCGACGGGCGTCTGCAGATTCTGTGGGGTAGACACAAGATGATGAAGGAAATTAATAAGCTGAGAAATCATTTTATCATCTGCGGCCATGGCCGCATCGGCAGCATCGTCGTCCAGGAGATTCGGGCGGACGGGCATGACGTGGTGGTCATCGAGCAGGATCCCGACCTCATCGACAAGATGGAGCAGGACGGCATCTTGTGTATCGAAGGCGACGCCACCAGCGACGCCGTTCTCTTGAGCGCCGGGCTCCTGCATGCCAAATCCCTCATCTCCGCCCTGACCAGCGAGGCAGCCAATGTCTACGTCACGCTGACGGCCCGCCAACTCAATCCCGAGATCACCATCGTGGCCCGGGCCGGCGACAAGTCCCACATATCCCGGCTAGAGCTGGCCGGCGCCGATCGCGTGGTGCTGCCGCATTTCATCGGCGGACTGCGCATGGCCCAGAACGTGCTGCGCCCCACGGTGACCAACTTCATGGAGTTGGCCATGCGCGGCGGCATCGACCTCCAGATGGAGGAACTGGCTATTTCACCGGAGTCCGAGTTGGTGAACAAGGACCTCATCGAGTCCAAGATCAGGGCCAATTTCGATTTGATCATCATCGCCATCAAGAAGGAAAACGGCGACATGATCTTCAACCCCGGCCCCAAGGAAGTGATCCACATGCGCGACACGCTCCTGGCCGTGGGCAAGAAATCGAACCTTTCCGCGATCAAGAAGATTCTCTAA
- the ligA gene encoding NAD-dependent DNA ligase LigA has protein sequence MISSAAAERAAYLREKLEYHNHRYYVLDAPEITDAEYDELFRELAAIETAHPELDDPNSPTKRVGGKPAAGFTPYEHAVRMYSLDNGMDLEAWRGFAERVAKGVGTSDISYWTDPKMDGLAMEAIYENGRFVRAATRGDGMVGEDVTHNMRTVMNLPLTLHNANPPELLEVRGEVVISNKDFAALNARQAEAGEKVFANPRNAAAGSIRQLDPKVAASRPLRFMAYGIGRVEWDGDSSPWATQQSIVEGVQELGFAVAPEARLCASSREVADYFQQLMAERAGLPFEIDGVVAKVNDLEMQRALGFTSRAPRWALALKFPAHQTSTRLNNIRIQVGRTGVLTPVAELEPVELAGVVVSSATLHNKGYIGERDFRIGDTVLIQRAGDVIPQVLSVDLEKRPESAVSYPFPMQCPVCHSPAVEDGERVICTNPTCPAKTVQRIIHFVSKAGLDMEGVGKQWVRKLAEDGVLNSPADLFTLQKTALLKYGGMGDKSAENFIKAIHKARHDAPLWRLIAGLGIRHVGEQTARTLADNFEDLAAIGKVTREELQELEDVGPIVAESLYDYFHSPEADELFARFKEADFWPKGGVKAAEAASGLPLAGKVFLFTGTLPVKRDEAQAMVEALGGVAAKAISRKVDYLVAGEKAGSKVAKAEKLGVEIIDFEAFQALLQGMPKAKPKSLLDF, from the coding sequence ATGATTTCTTCAGCCGCTGCAGAGCGCGCAGCTTATCTGCGTGAAAAACTTGAGTACCACAACCACCGGTATTACGTTCTTGACGCTCCTGAGATCACCGACGCCGAATACGACGAATTGTTCCGCGAGTTGGCGGCCATTGAGACGGCTCACCCGGAACTGGACGATCCCAACTCCCCGACCAAACGTGTTGGCGGGAAACCCGCAGCGGGTTTTACGCCCTATGAACATGCCGTCCGCATGTACTCCCTGGACAACGGCATGGACTTGGAAGCGTGGCGCGGTTTTGCCGAGCGCGTGGCCAAGGGAGTGGGGACCAGTGACATTTCCTACTGGACCGATCCCAAGATGGACGGTCTGGCCATGGAGGCGATTTACGAGAACGGGCGATTCGTCCGGGCGGCCACGCGCGGCGACGGCATGGTGGGCGAGGACGTGACCCACAACATGCGCACGGTCATGAATCTGCCGCTGACGCTGCACAACGCCAACCCTCCAGAACTGTTGGAGGTCCGTGGCGAAGTGGTCATTTCCAACAAGGATTTTGCGGCCCTGAACGCGCGCCAGGCCGAGGCCGGGGAAAAGGTCTTTGCCAATCCTCGCAATGCCGCTGCGGGCTCCATCCGTCAGCTCGACCCCAAGGTGGCGGCATCGCGCCCCCTGCGCTTCATGGCCTATGGCATCGGCCGGGTGGAGTGGGACGGCGACTCCTCGCCGTGGGCCACTCAGCAATCCATCGTGGAAGGGGTGCAGGAATTGGGTTTCGCGGTTGCGCCCGAGGCGCGGCTTTGCGCGTCCAGCCGGGAAGTGGCCGATTATTTCCAGCAGCTCATGGCCGAGCGGGCCGGGCTGCCCTTTGAGATAGACGGCGTGGTGGCCAAGGTCAACGACCTCGAGATGCAACGGGCATTGGGCTTTACTTCCCGCGCCCCGCGCTGGGCCCTGGCCCTCAAGTTTCCGGCCCACCAGACCAGTACGCGGTTGAACAACATCCGCATCCAGGTGGGGCGGACCGGAGTGCTGACCCCGGTGGCCGAACTGGAACCCGTGGAACTGGCGGGCGTGGTGGTTTCCAGCGCCACCCTGCACAACAAGGGATACATCGGGGAGCGGGATTTCCGCATCGGGGACACGGTCCTCATTCAGCGCGCCGGGGACGTCATCCCGCAGGTGCTGTCCGTGGACCTTGAAAAGCGGCCTGAATCCGCTGTCTCCTACCCGTTTCCCATGCAGTGTCCCGTGTGCCACAGCCCGGCCGTCGAGGACGGCGAGCGTGTGATCTGCACCAATCCCACCTGTCCGGCCAAGACCGTGCAGCGGATCATTCATTTCGTGTCCAAGGCGGGGCTGGACATGGAGGGCGTGGGCAAGCAGTGGGTGCGCAAGCTGGCCGAGGACGGGGTGCTGAACTCGCCCGCCGACCTGTTCACTCTGCAGAAGACCGCGCTCCTCAAATACGGAGGCATGGGCGACAAGTCCGCCGAGAACTTCATCAAGGCCATTCACAAGGCGCGGCACGATGCGCCGCTCTGGCGGCTCATCGCCGGGCTGGGCATCCGTCATGTGGGAGAGCAGACGGCCCGCACGCTGGCCGACAATTTCGAGGACCTGGCCGCCATCGGCAAGGTGACCCGCGAGGAATTGCAGGAGCTGGAAGACGTCGGCCCCATCGTGGCGGAGAGTTTGTACGACTATTTTCACAGTCCTGAGGCCGATGAGCTGTTCGCCCGGTTCAAGGAGGCGGACTTCTGGCCCAAGGGCGGCGTCAAGGCCGCCGAGGCCGCATCCGGCCTGCCTTTGGCGGGCAAGGTTTTCCTCTTTACCGGCACGCTGCCGGTCAAGCGCGACGAGGCGCAGGCCATGGTCGAGGCGTTGGGCGGGGTGGCCGCGAAAGCCATCTCCAGGAAGGTGGATTACCTGGTGGCTGGTGAAAAGGCCGGGTCCAAGGTGGCCAAGGCCGAAAAGCTCGGGGTTGAAATTATTGACTTCGAGGCGTTTCAGGCTTTACTTCAAGGCATGCCGAAAGCAAAGCCGAAGTCTTTGCTGGACTTCTAA
- the dapB gene encoding 4-hydroxy-tetrahydrodipicolinate reductase — protein MGVNIVVLGAKGRMGNMLVNMTLADEELNLVGACERKGNTDGMVYEDCEISDCLEDLLPKVPGAVIIDFTSPESSVAMAETAAKFGNPAVIGTTGLDKDQQAALAESAKKTPLFWAPNMSVGVNMLLKFMPQLVQALGGAYDMEIVETHHRMKKDSPSGTALKLAQCLAEARGWEYDDVKKHCRDGIIGERPKNEIGVQTLRGGDVVGEHTMYFFGPGERIEVTHRAHSRETFAAGALRAAKWLSGQKAGRLYSMADVF, from the coding sequence ATGGGTGTGAATATCGTCGTTTTGGGCGCCAAGGGGCGCATGGGCAACATGCTGGTCAACATGACCCTGGCCGACGAGGAACTGAACCTGGTTGGCGCGTGCGAGCGCAAGGGCAACACCGACGGCATGGTCTACGAGGACTGTGAGATTTCGGATTGCCTGGAGGACCTCCTGCCCAAGGTGCCGGGCGCGGTGATCATCGACTTCACCTCTCCCGAGTCTTCCGTGGCCATGGCCGAGACCGCCGCCAAGTTCGGCAACCCGGCCGTCATCGGCACCACGGGTCTCGACAAGGACCAGCAGGCCGCCTTGGCCGAGTCCGCCAAAAAGACGCCCCTGTTCTGGGCCCCGAACATGTCCGTGGGCGTGAACATGCTGCTCAAGTTCATGCCGCAGCTGGTCCAGGCACTTGGCGGGGCCTATGACATGGAGATCGTGGAGACCCACCATCGCATGAAGAAGGACTCTCCCAGCGGCACGGCCCTCAAGCTGGCCCAGTGCCTGGCCGAGGCGCGCGGCTGGGAGTACGACGACGTCAAGAAGCATTGCCGGGACGGCATCATCGGCGAGCGCCCCAAAAACGAGATCGGCGTGCAGACCTTGCGCGGCGGCGACGTGGTCGGCGAGCATACCATGTATTTCTTCGGGCCGGGCGAGCGCATCGAGGTCACCCATCGCGCCCACTCGCGCGAGACCTTTGCCGCCGGAGCCCTGCGCGCCGCCAAGTGGCTGTCCGGGCAGAAGGCGGGGCGGCTGTATTCCATGGCGGATGTCTTCTAA
- a CDS encoding MATE family efflux transporter, whose translation MDNSQTHSFKDRPNRTLIRLAVPVLFSLVAEPLVGLADTAFVARLPGSEPVAALGIGTVAFTSIFWAFTFLGIGTQTEVAQAVGGGDRERAVKVVSLASLLAALIGVILMGAMAFLPPIASLFGGVGAVNDLACEYMFFRLLGAPAVLVSLACFGGLRGVQDMRTPLFVAVAVNVVNVGLDWLLIFGSGSIPSMGVAGAAIASTVSQWLGAVWCLFAVHRRIGLTWRMKGAGFARLMQVGGDLFLRTGGVLVFLALCTRVANRGGPDQGAAYQAIRQFFIFSALFLDAFAITGQSLVGYFLGAGDRFQARRVARSVCLWSFGTGVALCLAMVTLEEGVAWLLVPPEAYAVFGPGWLVVSLMQPVGSLSFATDGIHWGTGDFRYLRNSMLVASVVAGACVLVVDSLRPDYVLVYIWLATALWTFIRAGFGMVRIWPGMGDAPLGK comes from the coding sequence ATGGACAACTCGCAGACCCATTCATTCAAAGACAGGCCCAATCGGACCCTGATCCGGCTGGCCGTGCCCGTACTCTTTTCCCTGGTGGCCGAACCGCTCGTCGGGCTGGCGGATACCGCGTTTGTGGCCCGGCTGCCGGGATCCGAGCCGGTGGCCGCACTGGGTATCGGCACCGTGGCCTTCACATCGATCTTCTGGGCCTTCACCTTTTTGGGCATCGGCACCCAGACCGAGGTGGCCCAGGCCGTGGGTGGCGGGGACCGGGAGCGTGCGGTGAAGGTGGTCTCCCTGGCGTCGCTGCTGGCCGCACTGATCGGCGTAATCCTGATGGGGGCGATGGCCTTTCTTCCTCCCATCGCTTCCCTGTTCGGGGGCGTTGGGGCGGTCAATGACCTTGCCTGCGAGTACATGTTTTTCCGGTTGCTCGGTGCGCCCGCCGTGTTGGTGTCCCTGGCCTGTTTCGGTGGGCTGCGCGGTGTGCAGGACATGCGCACCCCCTTGTTCGTGGCCGTCGCCGTCAACGTGGTCAACGTCGGCCTGGACTGGTTGCTCATCTTCGGTTCGGGGTCAATCCCGTCCATGGGCGTGGCCGGAGCGGCCATCGCCAGCACGGTGAGCCAATGGCTGGGGGCTGTCTGGTGCCTGTTTGCGGTGCATCGGAGAATCGGCCTGACCTGGCGTATGAAAGGGGCGGGATTCGCCCGGTTGATGCAGGTGGGCGGCGACCTGTTCCTGCGCACGGGCGGAGTGCTCGTCTTTCTGGCCCTGTGTACCAGGGTGGCCAACCGGGGCGGCCCGGACCAGGGGGCGGCATATCAGGCCATCAGGCAGTTCTTCATCTTTTCCGCGCTCTTCCTCGATGCCTTTGCCATCACCGGCCAGAGCCTTGTCGGGTATTTCCTCGGGGCAGGGGACCGGTTCCAGGCCCGGCGGGTGGCTCGGTCCGTGTGCTTGTGGAGTTTCGGCACCGGCGTGGCCCTGTGTCTCGCCATGGTGACCCTGGAAGAGGGGGTTGCCTGGCTGCTGGTGCCGCCGGAGGCCTACGCTGTGTTCGGCCCGGGGTGGCTGGTGGTGTCCCTGATGCAGCCGGTGGGATCGTTGTCTTTCGCCACCGACGGTATCCATTGGGGAACGGGCGATTTTCGCTATCTGCGCAATTCCATGCTTGTGGCCTCGGTTGTTGCCGGGGCGTGCGTGTTGGTCGTCGACTCCCTGCGTCCCGATTACGTCCTGGTCTACATCTGGCTGGCAACGGCGTTGTGGACGTTCATCCGCGCCGGGTTCGGCATGGTCCGCATCTGGCCGGGCATGGGCGACGCGCCTCTCGGAAAATGA
- a CDS encoding Hpt domain-containing protein: protein MEQEIIDSKFLESMSGKRPFLKRMFTVFISQEPKRIMEIKDALDSRDVERLRHLAHSLKGGAATIGVERVRQCCLALENASKARDMDAAMTHMGELEAEMRHAYAFMFNFLANN from the coding sequence ATGGAACAAGAGATCATCGACAGCAAATTTCTGGAGTCAATGTCCGGCAAACGCCCGTTTTTGAAACGGATGTTCACCGTGTTCATCTCCCAGGAACCCAAGCGCATCATGGAAATCAAGGACGCCCTGGATTCCCGTGACGTGGAAAGGCTCCGCCACCTGGCCCACTCCCTCAAAGGCGGGGCCGCCACCATCGGCGTCGAACGCGTGCGCCAATGCTGCCTGGCCCTGGAAAACGCCTCCAAGGCCAGGGACATGGACGCCGCCATGACCCACATGGGTGAACTGGAGGCGGAAATGCGCCACGCCTACGCCTTCATGTTCAATTTCCTGGCAAACAACTAG